The Achromobacter deleyi genome has a window encoding:
- a CDS encoding LacI family DNA-binding transcriptional regulator has product MTRGAGDTFKSRASRPKSNAVTARDVAREAGVSVATVSRVLNGNSKVADALRKEVSEVAQRLGYTPNAGARALASQRSHSIGAIIPTIENVNFSAGLGALQRRVNQAGYTLLLASSNYDREEELRQVRALSAYGLAGLMLVGAQHLPQVYELLDAKRIPYVNGWVLDEAHPCVGFDNIAVGRTLANYLLDLGHKDFGIIAQPSGISDRSAGRIAGVREALHSRGLALPQERLIERTLNLIDGQLALRTLMSSRNPPTAIICGSDTIAFGALVEARKIGIRVPEDLSITGINDNEFAAHLTPPLTTIHLPSDEIGERSADYLLSKIGGHPVAASTSVQFSLIVRGSTAPPPGKRKRGG; this is encoded by the coding sequence ATGACTCGCGGCGCTGGAGACACTTTCAAGAGCCGCGCGTCTCGCCCGAAATCCAACGCGGTGACGGCGAGAGACGTTGCGCGAGAGGCTGGCGTGTCGGTCGCCACGGTCTCGCGTGTCTTGAACGGAAACAGCAAAGTAGCCGATGCATTGCGCAAGGAAGTCTCCGAGGTCGCGCAGCGCCTGGGGTACACGCCCAATGCGGGTGCGCGTGCCCTGGCTTCGCAGCGCTCGCATAGCATTGGCGCCATCATTCCCACCATCGAGAACGTCAACTTCTCCGCGGGCCTGGGAGCGCTGCAGCGTCGAGTGAACCAGGCCGGCTACACGCTATTGCTGGCCAGTTCCAATTACGATCGCGAGGAAGAACTGCGGCAGGTGCGCGCCTTGTCGGCATACGGCCTCGCAGGCCTCATGCTGGTCGGGGCGCAGCATCTGCCCCAGGTGTATGAGTTGCTCGACGCCAAGCGAATTCCCTACGTCAACGGCTGGGTGCTGGACGAAGCGCATCCTTGCGTCGGATTCGACAACATTGCCGTCGGCCGCACGCTGGCCAATTACTTGCTGGATCTGGGCCACAAGGACTTTGGCATCATCGCGCAACCATCCGGGATCAGCGATCGCTCGGCCGGCCGTATCGCGGGCGTCCGGGAAGCGTTGCACAGCCGGGGCCTGGCCCTGCCGCAGGAACGCCTGATCGAGCGCACCTTGAATCTGATCGACGGACAACTGGCGCTGCGCACGCTGATGAGTTCGCGGAATCCGCCCACCGCCATCATCTGCGGCAGCGACACCATCGCGTTTGGCGCGCTGGTCGAGGCCAGGAAGATCGGCATCCGCGTACCCGAGGATCTGTCGATAACAGGCATCAACGACAACGAGTTCGCCGCGCATTTGACCCCCCCGCTCACCACGATCCACTTGCCGTCGGACGAAATCGGAGAGCGCAGCGCCGACTATCTGCTGAGCAAGATCGGCGGCCACCCTGTTGCGGCCAGTACGTCCGTGCAATTCAGCCTCATCGTTCGCGGCAGCACCGCGCCACCGCCTGGAAAACGAAAGCGGGGCGGTTGA
- a CDS encoding ABC transporter ATP-binding protein: MAEIVLTQLNKHYGTAHHAVKDVNLTIADKEFVVLVGPSGCGKSTTLRMIAGLEDISTGEIRIGSQVVNRLPPKDRDVAMVFQNYALYQHMTVYDNLAFGLRNKKIDEAKIKSEIDRAAEILGLNELMRRKPKQLSGGQQQRVALGRCIVRKPKVFLFDEPLSNLDAKLRTLMRLEIKRLRTRIPTTSVFVTHDQVEAMTLGDRVVVMKDGNIQQVGTPLEVYSRPANKFVASFIGAPSMNFIRVTLRSGEGGALFASAPGLDVRIPAARAVALAAWQGKELTLGIRPEHLSVAGAEGGAAATSGDLQIIGNATVDVVEQLGVEIVLEARLASFPLTLSRIDANSAVASGDNIRVATSADHLHFFDTDTELSIR, encoded by the coding sequence ATGGCTGAAATCGTACTTACCCAGTTGAACAAGCACTATGGCACGGCCCATCACGCGGTCAAGGATGTCAATCTGACCATCGCGGACAAGGAGTTCGTGGTGTTGGTCGGCCCCTCTGGATGCGGAAAATCCACGACCTTGCGCATGATCGCCGGTCTGGAGGACATCAGCACCGGAGAAATTCGTATTGGTTCGCAGGTCGTAAACCGTTTGCCGCCGAAGGACCGGGATGTCGCGATGGTGTTCCAGAACTACGCGCTTTATCAACACATGACGGTCTACGACAACTTGGCGTTCGGCCTGCGCAACAAGAAGATCGACGAGGCGAAAATCAAGTCCGAGATCGACCGCGCGGCAGAAATACTGGGACTCAACGAACTGATGCGGCGCAAGCCAAAACAGTTGTCGGGCGGCCAGCAGCAGCGGGTCGCCTTGGGCCGGTGCATCGTCAGAAAGCCCAAGGTCTTTCTTTTCGATGAGCCGCTGTCCAACCTGGACGCCAAGCTGCGCACGCTGATGCGGCTGGAGATCAAGCGCTTGCGCACGCGCATACCGACCACGTCCGTATTCGTGACGCACGATCAGGTTGAAGCCATGACCCTGGGCGATCGCGTCGTGGTGATGAAGGACGGCAATATCCAGCAGGTGGGCACACCGCTGGAGGTCTACAGCCGACCGGCCAATAAGTTCGTCGCCAGCTTTATCGGCGCGCCCTCGATGAACTTTATCCGGGTGACGCTGCGCTCCGGAGAAGGCGGCGCGTTATTCGCGTCGGCCCCAGGGCTGGATGTACGGATTCCCGCGGCGCGCGCTGTGGCGCTGGCGGCGTGGCAAGGCAAGGAACTCACGCTGGGCATACGGCCAGAGCACCTGTCGGTGGCTGGCGCCGAAGGTGGGGCGGCGGCCACCAGTGGCGACTTGCAGATTATTGGCAATGCGACGGTCGATGTCGTGGAGCAGTTGGGCGTGGAGATTGTCCTGGAAGCCAGGCTTGCCAGCTTTCCATTGACCCTGTCCCGGATTGATGCAAATTCGGCCGTCGCGTCGGGCGACAACATCCGCGTGGCCACGTCTGCCGATCACCTGCACTTCTTTGATACCGACACCGAACTTTCCATCAGATAA
- a CDS encoding extracellular solute-binding protein translates to MDSIKKVAALGAAALALSAGGAQAQEKELRIGFQPNPIQTAAVELLEKWGKANGVKIIKVPNSYGVYLEKMTSALTSGSDQFDVIWHNDDWGQLWAHMLEPVDDVKGIENVDPFASAGIIFDNADGRTTFVPMAHTYGVFFYRTDLVKPDEVPKTWDELVTTSKRLQAENKVKYGFVGSMSMNNSWNTWFWSMWANNCDVLTPTYERSNAALKQAGWKSAMTDQCMREVAEFWWDAINTHKISPKGMPAYDRNEANAIFTSGNSAFTVSDSSNWGSFDDPAKSKIAGKVGIGFLPMGPSRKEHISWNDAWGWAVPKSASPERKALAKQMLSGMLQDEAGQIELFAKTGAPPPNKKLWDKIATVNPKMVELKIHSLDVPTQIHGGYYFEAWPAVHKAFSDAAIKAVVGKREDIPKALADGAPLVTQAAQ, encoded by the coding sequence ATGGATTCAATCAAGAAAGTCGCTGCGCTCGGCGCGGCGGCATTGGCGCTATCGGCCGGCGGGGCTCAGGCCCAGGAAAAAGAGCTCCGCATCGGCTTCCAACCTAACCCTATCCAGACAGCAGCGGTTGAACTGCTGGAAAAATGGGGCAAGGCCAACGGCGTGAAAATCATCAAGGTCCCCAATTCCTATGGGGTCTACCTGGAGAAGATGACTTCCGCGCTGACGTCTGGCTCGGACCAGTTCGACGTGATCTGGCACAACGACGATTGGGGGCAATTGTGGGCCCATATGCTCGAGCCTGTGGATGACGTCAAAGGCATTGAGAACGTGGACCCCTTTGCCTCGGCTGGCATCATCTTCGACAACGCCGACGGACGGACCACGTTCGTGCCGATGGCGCATACGTACGGCGTGTTCTTCTACCGTACCGATCTGGTCAAGCCTGACGAAGTTCCCAAGACCTGGGACGAACTCGTCACAACGAGCAAGCGCCTGCAGGCGGAGAACAAGGTCAAGTACGGCTTTGTCGGCAGCATGTCGATGAATAATTCCTGGAACACCTGGTTCTGGTCGATGTGGGCCAATAACTGCGACGTGCTCACCCCCACCTACGAACGATCCAATGCCGCACTGAAGCAAGCCGGCTGGAAGTCCGCCATGACCGATCAGTGCATGCGCGAGGTGGCCGAGTTCTGGTGGGACGCGATCAACACGCACAAGATCAGTCCCAAAGGCATGCCGGCCTATGACCGCAACGAGGCCAATGCCATCTTCACGTCGGGCAATTCGGCTTTCACCGTATCAGACTCGTCAAACTGGGGCAGCTTTGACGACCCGGCAAAATCGAAAATTGCCGGCAAGGTCGGGATCGGATTCCTGCCGATGGGACCGAGCCGCAAGGAACACATCTCCTGGAACGATGCCTGGGGCTGGGCCGTGCCGAAATCCGCCTCGCCGGAGCGCAAGGCCCTGGCCAAGCAGATGCTGTCCGGCATGCTGCAGGACGAGGCAGGACAGATCGAGCTCTTCGCCAAGACCGGCGCACCTCCCCCCAACAAGAAACTGTGGGACAAGATCGCGACGGTCAATCCAAAAATGGTCGAACTCAAGATACACAGCCTGGACGTTCCCACCCAGATTCACGGGGGCTACTACTTCGAGGCCTGGCCGGCCGTGCACAAGGCATTCTCGGATGCGGCGATCAAGGCCGTCGTGGGCAAGCGCGAAGACATCCCCAAGGCGCTGGCAGACGGCGCTCCGCTGGTGACGCAAGCAGCTCAATAA
- a CDS encoding NAD-dependent epimerase/dehydratase family protein: MQNDNPLEGALRRILITGAAGTIGRVLRQHLRGQYDLLRLADIAPQEPAGPGEEVCHLDIRDPESVRRSMEGIDCVLHFAGVPEEAPWPQVLALNIDGVYNIFEAARSQGVRRVIFASSNHAVGFHRRERFLDNTVQPRPDTRYGASKVFGEALGRLYADKHGISVACLRIGTFRTPDRPSEPRQLLSWISHGDMVRLARRCIDYPDYHFVVAYGVSKNLRSRWDNSNVKFLGYEPQDDSEAFAAEIFSKSGAEDPIAAQFHGGFFCPMEFSGDTNAID; encoded by the coding sequence ATGCAGAACGACAACCCCCTGGAAGGCGCGTTGCGGCGCATCCTGATTACCGGCGCGGCCGGAACCATCGGTCGGGTGCTGCGGCAGCATCTCCGCGGCCAATACGATCTCTTGCGCCTGGCCGACATCGCGCCGCAAGAGCCGGCAGGGCCGGGCGAAGAAGTGTGCCACCTGGATATCCGTGATCCCGAGTCGGTGCGACGAAGCATGGAAGGGATTGATTGCGTCCTGCATTTCGCGGGCGTGCCCGAGGAAGCGCCATGGCCGCAGGTTCTGGCCCTGAACATTGATGGCGTATACAACATCTTCGAGGCGGCCAGAAGCCAGGGAGTCAGACGCGTGATCTTCGCCAGCTCCAACCACGCGGTGGGCTTCCATCGGCGCGAGCGGTTCCTGGACAATACCGTGCAACCCAGACCCGACACGCGCTATGGGGCCTCCAAGGTGTTCGGCGAGGCGCTGGGCCGTCTTTACGCAGACAAACATGGAATATCCGTGGCATGCCTGCGGATCGGCACATTTCGCACCCCTGACCGCCCCAGCGAACCGCGCCAATTGCTGAGCTGGATCAGCCACGGCGACATGGTGCGACTGGCGCGCCGGTGCATAGACTATCCCGACTACCATTTTGTCGTGGCGTATGGCGTGTCGAAGAACCTGCGCAGCCGGTGGGATAATTCGAATGTCAAATTCCTCGGATACGAGCCGCAGGACGATTCCGAAGCGTTCGCCGCCGAAATTTTCAGCAAGTCCGGCGCCGAAGACCCGATCGCGGCTCAATTTCATGGCGGCTTTTTCTGCCCGATGGAATTTTCCGGCGACACCAACGCCATTGATTGA